A section of the Pithys albifrons albifrons isolate INPA30051 chromosome 4, PitAlb_v1, whole genome shotgun sequence genome encodes:
- the NPBWR1 gene encoding LOW QUALITY PROTEIN: neuropeptides B/W receptor type 1 (The sequence of the model RefSeq protein was modified relative to this genomic sequence to represent the inferred CDS: inserted 5 bases in 3 codons; substituted 1 base at 1 genomic stop codon) gives MENSSLPEMNSSCADCTXDSTLGSMSTPPLSPTFYITVPVISSVICAVGLTGNTAVIYVFLKVLKMKTVTNIFILNLAIPDELFTLVLPINIGDYLLLQWPFREFMCKLIMSVDHYNTFSSIYFLTVMSIDWTPVVVATTKSRKMIYHTYXAAKIMSLCIWSFVRVIILPFTVFAKIHNKQELSQCXFVFPHPESVWWKGNRIYTFILGFVIPLSTTCTLYTTMLCRLRXMQLHCDAKALYKAQRKVTLMVVVILAVCLFYWSPYHLSTVVALIIDIPQTPLIIGISYFITSLLSYANSCFNPFLCFLDDSFWRSFRKRLNRRTTS, from the exons ATGGAGAACTCCTCCTTACCTGAGATGAATTCCTCATGTGCAGACTGCA GAGATAGCACATTGGGGTCTATGTCCACTCCTCCACTTAGCCCCACGTTCTACATCACAGTGCCTGTCATCTCTTCAGTTATCTGTGCTGTGGGGCTCACAGGCAACACTGCTGTCATCTATGTATTCCTCAAAGTGCTAAAGATGAAAACAGTAACCAACATCTTCATCCTCAACCTGGCCATTCCTGATGAGCTCTTTACCTTGGTGCTACCCATCAACATTGGTGACTATCTGCTTCTGCAGTGGCCCTTCAGAGAGTTCATGTGCAAGCTCATCATGTCTGTAGACCACTACAATACTTTCTCCAGCATCTACTTCCTCACTGTCATGAGCATTGACTGGACCCCTGTTGTGGTGGCCACGACCAAATCCAGGAAGATGATCTACCACACCTACTGAGCAGCCAAGATCATGAGCCTCTGCATCTGGTCCTTTGTCAGAGTCATCATCCTGCCCTTCACTGTGTTTGCTAAGATACACAACAAGCAGGAACTCTCCCAGTG CTTTGTGTTCCCCCATCCTGAGAGTGTGTGGTGGAAAGGCAATCGGATCTACACCTTCAT acttg GCTTTGTCATCCCATTGTCCACCACCTGCACCCTCTACACCACCATGTTGTGCAGACTGAG CATGCAGCTCCACTGCGATGCAAAAGCCCTGTACAAAGCCCAAAGAAAGGTGACACTGATGGTGGTTGTCATTCTGGCTGTTTGCCTGTTCTACTGGTCACCCTATCACCTTAGCACAGTGGTGGCCCTTATCATAGATATCCCACAAACTCCACTCATCATTGGGATATCCTACTTCATCACTAGCCTCCTAAGTTATGCCAATAGTTGCTTCAAccctttcctgtgttttctggaTGACAGTTTCTGGAGGAGCTTTCGCAAACGGCTAAATCGCAGAACCACCTCATAA